CGCTCGCGGATGCGCCCAAGGGTGTGATGTTGGTGGGCGTACAGGGTTCCGGCAAGAGTCTGGCGGCCAAAGCGGTGGCTGGCCTCTGGGGGCTGCCGTTGCTGCGTTTGGATTTCGCCAGCCTGTACAACAAATACATTGGCGAAACCGAAAAGAATCTGCGCGAGGCACTGGCCATGGCCGATGCCATGGAGCCCTGTGTATTGTGGATCGACGAAATAGAAAAAGGCCTGGCGCCGGATGGGTCGGATCAGGGCGTCGGGCGGCGCATGCTGGGTACGTTGTTGACCTGGATGGCCGAACGCAAGACGCGGGTCTTCATGGTCGCCACCTCGAATGATGTCAGTCAGTTACCCCCGGAGCTGATCCGCAAGGGGCGTCTGGATGAGATGTTCTTCGTCGATTTGCCACGCCCCGAGATCCGGGAAGAAATTTTCCGCATTCATCTGATGCGTCGCGAGCTGAACCCGGAACGCTTTGACCTGCCATTGTTGGCAGCGGCGAGTGAGGGCTTTTCCGGTGCGGAAATCGAGCAGGCTGTAGTGGCCGCAGTTTATGCCGCAGTTGCCCGGGATGACGAAATGGCCGATCAGGATGTGGTGGAAGCCTTGGGAGCCACCTCGCCCTTGTCTGTCGTCATGGCGGAAAAGCTGCATGCGTTGCGTGAGTGGGCCGAAGGGCGGGCAGTGATGGCCGACTGAGTCGGCCATTCAGACAGGGCTCAGAAGGGTTTGACTACGACCAGAATCACGGCCCCCAGCAACACCAGTACCGGCGCCTCATTGAACCAGCGGTAAAATACATGACCGCGCCGGTTGGTATCGGCAGCAAACTGGCGCAGCAAGTGGCCGCAGGCAAAGTGGTAAACAACCAGTAACAGCACCAGAGCCAATTTGGCGTGCAGCCAGCCGGCCTGCAGCCACGCGGGCGACAGTTTCAGCAGCCAGAGACCCAGCAGTACGGTAACGACCATCGAAGGCCACATGATGCCGCGATACAGCTTGCGTTCCATGATCTTGAAGCGTTCGCGGCTGGTCTGATCTTCAGCCATGGCGTGGTATACAAACAGCCGCGGCAAATAGAACAGCCCTGCAAACCAGGTCACCACTGCAATAATATGAAAGGCCTTGATCCACAAATACATGCTTGATCCTTCGGGAGTAAATCAGTTTTTGTCGTCAAAACAAGATATTGGCAGTCCAGGCATTGGACATGCCGGCTGGCTACCTTATGATAAACGATTAACAGACAGTCATTCGCAGAATAACAGGACAAATCATGATCAAGATTGGCATTGTCGGCGGCACCGGCTATACCGGCGTCGAGTTGTTACGCTTGCTGGCGCAGCACCCCGAAGCGCATGTGGAGGTTATTACTTCCCGCTCCGAGGCAGGGCAGCGAGTGGTCGACATGTATCCCAACCTGCGCGGTCATTACGATGCCCTGACGTTCAGTGTGCCTGACGCGAAAACCCTGGGTGCCTGTGATGTGGTGTTCTTTGCTACGCCGCATGGCGTCGCACATTCACTGGCTGCTGAGCTGCTGGATGCGGGAACCCGGATCATCGACCTGTCGGCTGATTTCCGCCTGCAGGATGCGCAAGAGTGGGCTCGCTGGTACGGTCAGCCGCATGGCGCGCCTGACCTGTTGCCACAGGCAGTCTACGGCCTGCCGGAAGTCAATCGGGAAGCAATGCGTGATGCACGACTGATTGCAGTGCCCGGTTGTTACCCGACCGCCGTCCAGCTGGGGCTTGTTCCCTTGCTGGAACAGGGACTGGCGGATCCAGGTCAGATCATTGCCGATTGCAAGTCCGGAGTCAGTGGTGCCGGCCGTGGCGCCAATGTCGGTTCGTTGTTCTGTGAGGCGGGAGAAAGCATGAAAGCCTACGGCGTGCCGGGGCATCGTCATTTGCCCGAGATTCGCCAGGGTTTGCAGCGCGCCGCCGGAGAAGTCGTCGGGCTGACTTTCGTCCCTCACCTGACACCCATGGTGCGGGGTATACATGCAACCCTGTATGCCCGTGTCGCTGATCGCAGTGTCGATTTGCAGGCTCTGTTCGAGCAACGCTATGCGGCTGAGCCCTGTGTCGATGTCATGCCCGCCGGCAGCACGCCGGAAACGCGCAGTGTGCGTGGTGCCAACATGTGCCGGATGGCTGTTCACCGGCCGCAGGACGGTGATTTGGTGGTCGTGCTTTCGGTGATTGATAATCTGGTCAAGGGGGCATCGGGTCAGGCTGTTCAAGGAATGAACATAGCCTTCGGCATGGAAGAAACTCTGGGTATTGCGCATCCGGCGCTATTGCCCTGATGGGTCGGCGCAGTTACGCCTCCCTGCGCGATCACAGCGTCGTACTGATGCCGCGCAACACCCCCTTTGTGAAGGGCTTGAAGCGCTTGTTGCTGTTGGCGTTGGTGCTGGCTGTTCCCGCAGCGGCCTGGCTGGGATGGCAGGCGGGGCAGAAGTCCCAGATTGAAGTGACGGTGCAACGGGATATCCTGCTGGCAAACGAACAACGGCTCCAGACCGAGCTGTTGGAACAGCGTCAGCGCTTGCAACAAATGGATGTCGATGTGATGTTGGCCAATCAGTCCTATGCTGAATCGCAGCAACTGGTGCGCACTATGGAGCAACAGTTATTCCGCCTGCAGCAAGATCTGGCCCAATACCAGGGTGCACTGGATTCCGATGCAGCCACACCGGGTTTGCGCATTCAGTATTTTGATCTGCAGCCGGCCGACGTGCCCAATACCTACCGGTTTCGGGTTATGGTCAGTCGGGTTGGTACCGAATCAGAGAACGTCACCGCGACGCTGGACATGCAAGTACATGGCGAACAGAGTGGTGAAACGGTCAGTTTGTCCCTGTCGGATATGAATGCTGCAAGTAGCGATAGCCTGCCTCTGGATTTTCGTTATTTCCAGGTAGTGCCGGAAGAGCCTGAGCTGGCCTTGCTGACCTTGCCTGTGGACTTTATACCGAAAACGGTAGAATTGAGAGCCAAAAACAACGGAGAAACCCTGGTCGAACACCGTTTTGACTGGACAACTACAGGAGTCAGACCCTGATGTGGGGAGCAGACAAGCGCAAGAAGCTGGACATCAACCAATACAGCGGCAAAACCACCATTATTGCTCTGGACGCTGATTTTCAGGGCAATATCCAGTTTACCGGTGCTCTGCAAATCGACGGCCGGGTTGAAGGCAATATCGTTGCCGACAAGGGGCTGGTGCGGGTCAGTGAGCACGGCATCGTCGAGGGCACCATAAAGGCCCCCAGTGTATTGATCAACGGCCAGGTGGTTGGCGACGTTGAGGCCAGTGAGCATCTTGAACTGGACAGCAAAGCCCGGATTCAGGGCGATCTTCATTACCGTTTCATGGAAATGGTCATGGGTGCCCAGATCAGTGGTGCCTTGCATTATCTGGATGATGCCGCGCCGACCTTGCCTGGCATTGATGCGGAGTCGGATAACGACAATAGTTGACCAAAAGAGTCGGGAAAACGGATAATAGCGCCATTGTCGTATTTGGGCGCCTGGCGCCGGAGGTTGTATGTCCACTGCTGAAGTCTTTACCCCGAGTGCGTTACTGTTTACCGACAGTGCCGTGACCAAGGTGCGCACCTTGATCGAAGAAGAGGGTAACGATCGTCTGAGTCTGCGCGTATTTGTGACGGGTGGTGGCTGCTCTGGCTTTCAGTATGGATTCACCTTTGATGATGAGCTGGCCGAGGATGACACTATTGTTGAGCGTGAGGGTGTACGCTTGGTGGTCGACCCGATGAGCTTTCAGTATCTGGCCGGGTCCGAAGTGGATTATCAGGAAGGGCTCGAAGGGTCGCGCTTTGTTATCAATAATCCGAACGCCACGACAACCTGTGGCTGTGGCTCATCCTTCTCGATCTGATCCGTATCAGCCTGGATAGACGGCGCCGAGCACCCGGGGACCGGCTGCACCGGTAACCGTTGGCAGGTTTCCACTCTGACCCTGCAGGCAACGCCAGGCCAGCCAGGCAAAGGCCATTGCTTCCATCCACTCGGGATCGACCCCAACCGCTGCAGTGGTATGCACCTGCAGCGGCGAGAGTAATTCCTTCAGTCGCTGCAGCAGGTGTGTATTGGCGGCGCCCCCACCGCAGATGTGCACGCTTTTGCAGTCACTTACCTGTCCAGTTACCGCATTGGCAATGCTGTGAGCAGTCAGTTCCAGCAGGCAAGCCTGGACGTCGGCAGCTGGCAGGGGCTGACCAAAGTTTTTTAGCTGACGCTCCAGCCAGAGGCTGTTGAAATACTCTCGGCCAGTGCTTTTCGGTGCCGCCCGGCTGAAATAGGGATCAGCCAGAAGTTGGGCAACCAGGCCGGAATGGACGGTACCGCTGGCTGCCCAGCAACCCTCGGCATCATAAGCCCGGTCCTGGTGTTGCTGAATCCAGGCGTCCAGCAGGATATTCCCCGGCCCGCTGTCAAACCCGGTTACAGCGTGACCGGGGCGTAGCAGCGTCAGGTTGGCAAACCCACCAATATTGATGACGGCCCGGGCCTGTTCCGGATCTGCCAGCAGCCATTGGTGAAAGGCGGGGACCAGCGGGGCGCCTTCCCCTCCGGCGGCCAGATCGCGGCTGCGGAAGTCACTTACCACCTGGATGCGACAGCGCTCGGCCAGCAAGGCTGGCGCACCAATTTGTACGCTGAAACCGAGTTCGGGGTGATGGCGGATGGTTTGCCCGTGGCTGCCAATTGCCAGAATCTGTTCGGATTTGAGCTGGTGGCGGGCCAGCAAGGCATGAATGCCCTTGGCTGTCAGCTCCGCCCAGGCCTGCCCGGCAAGACCGGCGCGGCGAATCTCGTCATTACCCGGCTCGCAGAGTGCTTGCAGTTCATTGCGTAATTCAGGGGGAAAGGGCAGGCAGTCGGCACCAACCAGATCGATACCATGCTCTGGGTGAAGACGGGTCAGCGCGAGATCAATACCATCAAGGCTGGTGCCTGACATGACGCCAATCAGCCACCAGCTCACGGGTTATTGATCCAGCATTGCAAGTTGAGTGGTCCGGTGCTGGTCCAGGCTGGCCATGACCTGTTTGCTCTGCTCCATAAAACGCTCACGCTCGTTGTCAGGTACCGGGTCGGCTACCGGCAGATCAACCCGCAGAGGGTCCACATGGCGCCCGCTGCGCAGAAATTCGTAATGCAGGTGCGGGCCTGTAGCCAGCCCGGTCATGCCAACATAGCCGATGACCTGACCCTGGGTTACGTGACTGCCGTTTGACAGGCCGCGTGCATAGCCGTTCATGTGCGCATACAGCGTCTGATACTGCTGGCCATGGCGAATAACGATGGTGTTGCCGTAACCGCCCTTGCGACCCAGATGAATGATGCGACCATCGCCGGTGGCCTTGATCGGTGTGCCGGTTGGCGCAGCATAATCAACGCCATTGTGTGCGCGAATGGTATTCAGAATCGGGTGGCGACGGTTGGGGTTGAAGCGTGAGCTGATGCGAGCAAATTCAACCGGTGTACGGATGAAGGCTCGGCGCATGCTGGTGCCATCGGCGCGGTAGTAGCTGGCCTGCCCCTGGCGGTCGACATAGCGCACGGCAGTGTATTCGCGGCCACGGTTGACGAAGCGGGCAGCCAGAATGTTACCGGTCCCCACGCGCTTGCCATCCAGATGTTTTTCTTCGAATAACACCTCGAAGTTATCACCTTGGCGAATCTCGCGGGCGAAGTCGATGTCATAGCCGAAAATATTGGCCATCTGCATGGTCAGGTTGTGCGGCATCTCGGCGCGTTGCGCAGCAAGAAACAGTGAGCTGTTGATCTGGCCCTGTGCGAAACGGTTCCGGACTTCGGGTTCAAGCAACTCTTTATTGAACACAAAGCCATCGCCGTTGCGGCTGATCTCAATGGTTTCCAGGTCATTCAGTTTGCTGCGCAGGGCGAGCAGGTCACCGCCGTCATCCAGCTTGAACTCCAGGATCTGGCCTATCCGCAACCGGGTGAAGCGCTTGGCTTCATTGCTGCTGTCGAGCACGGAGTACAAGGTACTGGTCGGAATGCCTACCCGATCGAACACGGTCGACAGGGTGTTGCCGCTTTCAACGGTCAAGCGGGTCCAGTGATCGGTAGTGCCGAGAGAGTCATGGTTGTCGGCATGCATCTCGTTATTTAATGGCGGCGGCTCTTGATTGGCCATCAGCAGCTGATCAATGAGGTCACCATCAGCAGGATGGATTGCCTGGGTCAGAGCGCCAAAATCACCATCTTTCAATGGAATGATCACGTTGTCGTTCAACAGGCTGGTGACTCTTTCACTCAAGGCCGATGTGGATTGCGTTTCCGGGTTGCTCAGATCCAGAGGAATAAAAGTCTTGTGCGCTTCGACGTCGGTAGAGGGGATTACCAGCAGGAAAAAGCTTAATGCGGCAGCAATGCCGCTAGCTGCAAGAATATGGCTTTTTGGGTATAGCGTGGTCTTGTTGGTTGGAGAACCCATAAGCGCTCTTCTGGTTATTTGTGAGGTAGATTTACTAACTTGCTAAATTATAACTGTTATTCCATTAATACAAGCGCTCATGGATGCCGTCCGTCATTTTTCCAGCTCATGCCGGTGCCAGTCCTCCGGCAGTTTTTCACGCTTGTAATTGGTCAGCATTATTGTATTTTGGTTCACCTTTTGCGTAGCCCTTTGACAGAGCAGGTTGTGTATGAAGTCCGTAGACGAGCAAATGGCGCTGATTCAGCGCGGTACTGATGAGATTCTGGTAGAGGACGAGTTGCGCGCCAAGCTCGAGCGCGGCCAGCCGCTGAGGATCAAGGCCGGGTTCGACCCGACGGCCCCGGATCTGCATTTGGGGCATACGGTCCTGATCAACAAGTTGCGCCAGTTTCAGGACCTGGGTCATCAGGTCATGTTTCTGATCGGTGACTTTACCGGGATGATCGGCGATCCCTCTGGCAAGAATGTGACTCGCCAGCCGTTGACCAAAGAGCAGGTCAAGGCCAATGCGGAAACCTATAAAGAGCAGGTATTCAAGATTCTTGATCCGGCCAGGACGCAAGTGGTGTTCAATTCGGAATGGATGGACCGGCTGAGCGCCGCCGACATGATTCAGCTGGCCGGTAAATATACCGTTGCCCGCATGCTTGAACGCGATGATTTCGACAAGCGCTACAAGAGTGGCCAGTCGATTGCCATCCATGAATTCCTCTATCCTTTGGTGCAAGGCTATGACTCGGTCGCCATGCAGGCAGATATCGAGCTGGGTGGTACCGACCAGAAATTCAATCTGTTGATGGGGCGTGAGCTGCAACGCCAGTACGGCCAGGAAGCGCAAGTCATCATTACCATGCCGATCCTTGAGGGTCTGGATGGCGTGAAGAAGATGTCCAAGTCATTGGGCAACTATATAGGCATCAATGATCGTCCCGGCGAAATGTACAACAAGATCGTTTCCATGCCGGACAGCCTGATGTGGCGCTACTTCGAACTGCTCAGCTTCCGAAGTCTTGATGAGATTGCCGGTTATCGGGCCGAAATCGAAGCGGGTGCCAACCCGCGGGATATAAAGATCAGGTTGGCCGAAGAGCTGGTCGCGCGCTTCCACGGCGAGGAGGTGGCAGCCACTGCGCACAAATCGGCGGGTAATCGCCTGAAAGAAGGTGAGTTGCCCGATGACCTGCCAGAGATCGACCTGGAGTCGGATGCCGACATGCCGATTTCAGCGGTACTGAATCGTGCCGGCCTGACCAAGAATGCCGCGGCTGCGCGTGACCTGTTGAATGCCGGCTCGGTAAAGGTTGATGGGGCGGCTGTAGATCGCGATTTTGTCTTTGTGTTGGGCGCCGAGCATGTGTGTCAGGCGGGCAAGAAGAAGTTTGCACGCGTGCGCTTGAAAAAAGCTTGACGGCAAACCTGAGCGGCCTATAATGCGCGTCTTGCTGAGCGGGGCTGTTTTGTAAAAGCTCTTTTTTATCAACAGGTTATCTCTTCTTTCGGGTTGCAATAACAGTTGACAGCAAGGTGCGGCGCAGTAGAATACGCCGCTCGTAACCACCTCTGCGGAGGTTGCCGGAGTGCTTCTGGTTGAAGCGTCTCCAGGCAGTAAAAAAGGTTGCAAAGAGGTGTTGACGAGCAGGGTTTCTGCTGTAGAATACGCCTCCCTGACACGCACAAGGCCTTGGCCTGGCGGGTCGGACAAGCCGGATTTGAAGTTCAGTTGCTCGCAACGAAATGTTCAAAAAAAGCTTGACGAATTAGAGGCTTAGCGTAGAATGCGCGGCCTGGTCCAGCGGAAACGCAGACCGAATCGCTCTTTAAAAAATTGGAATCAAGTAATTCGTGTGGGTGCTTGCTCAGGGTCTTGATGATCGACAGATTATCAGCCAAGCAAGTTACTCTGTGAATTCATGAGTTTATTTGTAAAGGCTGAGCCAAGTTTAGGATTTTTTCAAAATCCGAATTGATTTAAAACTGAAGAGTTTGATCATGGCTCAGATTGAACGCTGGCGGCAGGCCTAACACATGCAAGTCGAGCGATTGAAGGGAGCTTGCTCCCTGATTTAGCGGCGGACGGGTGAGTAATGCCTAGGAATCTGCCTGGTAGTGGGGGACAACTCGGGGAAACCCGAGCTAATACCGCATACGTCCTACGGGAGAAAGTGGGGGATCTTCGGACCTCACGCTATCAGATGAGCCTAGGTCGGATTAGCTTGTTGGTGAGGTAACGGCTCACCAAGGCAGCGATCCGTAACTGGTCTGAGAGGATGATCAGTCACACTGGAACTGAGACACGGTCCAGACTCCTACGGGAGGCAGCAGTGGGGAATATTGGACAATGGGGGCAACCCTGATCCAGCCATGCCGCGTGTGTGAAGAAGGTCTTCGGATTGTAAAGCACTTTAAGTTGGGAGGAAGGGTTGTACGTTAATAGCGTGCAATTTTGACGTTACCAACAGAATAAGCACCGGCTAACTCTGTGCCAGCAGCCGCGGTAATACAGAGGGTGCAAGCGTTAATCGGAATTACTGGGCGTAAAGCGCGCGTAGGCGGTCAAGTAAGATGGGTGTGAAATCCCCGGGCTCAACCTGGGAACTGCATCCATAACTGCTTGACTAGAGTACAGTAGAGGGTGGTGGAATTTCCTGTGTAGCGGTGAAATGCGTAGATATAGGAAGGAACACCAGTGGCGAAGGCGACCACCTGGACTGATACTGACGCTGAGGTGCGAAAGCGTGGGGAGCAAACAGGATTAGATACCCTGGTAGTCCACGCCGTAAACGATGTCAACTAGCCGTTGGGGACCTTGAGTCTTTAGTGGCGCAGCTAACGCACTAAGTTGACCGCCTGGGGAGTACGGCCGCAAGGTTAAAACTCAAATGAATTGACGGGGGCCCGCACAAGCGGTGGAGCATGTGGTTTAATTCGAAGCAACGCGAAGAACCTTACCTGGCCTTGACATGCTGAGAACTTTCCAGAGATGGATTGGTGCCTTCGGGAACTCAGACACAGGTGCTGCATGGCTGTCGTCAGCTCGTGTCGTGAGATGTTGGGTTAAGTCCCGTAACGAGCGCAACCCTTGTCCTTAGTTACCAGCACGTTATGGTGGGCACTCTAAGGAGACTGCCGGTGACAAACCGGAGGAAGGTGGGGATGACGTCAAGTCATCATGGCCCTTACGGCCAGGGCTACACACGTGCTACAATGGGCGGTACAGAGGGTTGCCAAGCCGCGAGGTGGAGCTAATCTCTCAAAACCGTTCGTAGTCCGGATTGGAGTCTGCAACTCGACTCCATGAAGTCGGAATCGCTAGTAATCGCGAATCAGAATGTCGCGGTGAATACGTTCCCGGGCCTTGTACACACCGCCCGTCACACCATGGGAGTGGGTTGCTCCAGAAGTAGCTAGTCTAACTTTCGAGAGGACGGTTACCACGGAGTGATTCATGACTGGGGTGAAGTCGTAACAAGGTAGCCGTAGGGGAACCTGCGGCTGGATCACCTCCTTAATCGAAAGATCACAAACGCTGTTCAAGCACTCACACGAATTACTTGATTCCCTGGTTTTGGCGATTGGCATGTGGCTCTGTGAGCTGCAACAAGCCCAGATGATTGGGTGGTGAAAAGCCCGAGGCAATTGGGTCTGTAGCTCAGTTGGTTAGAGCGCACCCCTGATAAGGGTGAGGTCGGCAGTTCGAATCTGCCCAGACCCACCAATTGTCGAGGTGTGAAGGTCTGAAGGGGCCATAGCTCAGCTGGGAGAGCGCCTGCCTTGCACGCAGGAGGTCAGCGGTTCGATCCCGCTTGGCTCCACCATCGCCGCACAAAAACCGGATATGACACAGAGTACAGACAGGAATGATCCTGGGAGCTTGCTCCATTAGAATCGATCATTGCTGTCTGGTCTTTGCGCCAGACGTTCTTTAACAATTAGGGTTTGTGATAGAAGTACAGCGTATACAGTGTTTCACTGCATTGTATACAGCTAAGGTAACTTGTGATCTCAAGCAAGTTCCGGATTGTCGTGAATCATGTCAAATACCTATGACAGCGAATGATCGGCTTACCCACGGGTTTACCTGGCGGGTGTGCAGATTGTTTGGGGTTATATGGTCAAGTGAATAAGCGCATACGGTGGATGCCTTGGCAGTCAGAGGCGATGAAAGACGTGGTAGCCTGCGAAAAGCTTCGGGGAGGTGGCAAACAACCTTTGATCCGGAGATGTCTGAATGGGGAAACCCACCCAACACAAGTTGGGTATCACACACTGAATACATAGGTGTGTGAGGCGAACCCGGGGAACTGAAACATCTAAGTACCCGGAGGAAAAGAAATCAACCGAGATTCCCCAAGTAGCGGCGAGCGAACGGGGACTAGCCCTTAAGCAGTTTTGAGTTTAGTGAAAGGTTCTGGAAAGTTCCGCCATAGTGGGTGATAGCCCCGTACACGAAAAGCTCTTAGCTGTGAAATCGAGTAGGTCGGCGCACGTGAAACGTTGACTGAACATGGGGGGACCATCCTCCAAGGCTAAATACTCCTGACTGACCGA
This sequence is a window from Halopseudomonas salegens. Protein-coding genes within it:
- a CDS encoding anhydro-N-acetylmuramic acid kinase, with product MSGTSLDGIDLALTRLHPEHGIDLVGADCLPFPPELRNELQALCEPGNDEIRRAGLAGQAWAELTAKGIHALLARHQLKSEQILAIGSHGQTIRHHPELGFSVQIGAPALLAERCRIQVVSDFRSRDLAAGGEGAPLVPAFHQWLLADPEQARAVINIGGFANLTLLRPGHAVTGFDSGPGNILLDAWIQQHQDRAYDAEGCWAASGTVHSGLVAQLLADPYFSRAAPKSTGREYFNSLWLERQLKNFGQPLPAADVQACLLELTAHSIANAVTGQVSDCKSVHICGGGAANTHLLQRLKELLSPLQVHTTAAVGVDPEWMEAMAFAWLAWRCLQGQSGNLPTVTGAAGPRVLGAVYPG
- the hemJ gene encoding protoporphyrinogen oxidase HemJ translates to MYLWIKAFHIIAVVTWFAGLFYLPRLFVYHAMAEDQTSRERFKIMERKLYRGIMWPSMVVTVLLGLWLLKLSPAWLQAGWLHAKLALVLLLVVYHFACGHLLRQFAADTNRRGHVFYRWFNEAPVLVLLGAVILVVVKPF
- a CDS encoding DUF6776 family protein; translated protein: MGRRSYASLRDHSVVLMPRNTPFVKGLKRLLLLALVLAVPAAAWLGWQAGQKSQIEVTVQRDILLANEQRLQTELLEQRQRLQQMDVDVMLANQSYAESQQLVRTMEQQLFRLQQDLAQYQGALDSDAATPGLRIQYFDLQPADVPNTYRFRVMVSRVGTESENVTATLDMQVHGEQSGETVSLSLSDMNAASSDSLPLDFRYFQVVPEEPELALLTLPVDFIPKTVELRAKNNGETLVEHRFDWTTTGVRP
- a CDS encoding peptidoglycan DD-metalloendopeptidase family protein, which encodes MGSPTNKTTLYPKSHILAASGIAAALSFFLLVIPSTDVEAHKTFIPLDLSNPETQSTSALSERVTSLLNDNVIIPLKDGDFGALTQAIHPADGDLIDQLLMANQEPPPLNNEMHADNHDSLGTTDHWTRLTVESGNTLSTVFDRVGIPTSTLYSVLDSSNEAKRFTRLRIGQILEFKLDDGGDLLALRSKLNDLETIEISRNGDGFVFNKELLEPEVRNRFAQGQINSSLFLAAQRAEMPHNLTMQMANIFGYDIDFAREIRQGDNFEVLFEEKHLDGKRVGTGNILAARFVNRGREYTAVRYVDRQGQASYYRADGTSMRRAFIRTPVEFARISSRFNPNRRHPILNTIRAHNGVDYAAPTGTPIKATGDGRIIHLGRKGGYGNTIVIRHGQQYQTLYAHMNGYARGLSNGSHVTQGQVIGYVGMTGLATGPHLHYEFLRSGRHVDPLRVDLPVADPVPDNERERFMEQSKQVMASLDQHRTTQLAMLDQ
- the erpA gene encoding iron-sulfur cluster insertion protein ErpA, yielding MSTAEVFTPSALLFTDSAVTKVRTLIEEEGNDRLSLRVFVTGGGCSGFQYGFTFDDELAEDDTIVEREGVRLVVDPMSFQYLAGSEVDYQEGLEGSRFVINNPNATTTCGCGSSFSI
- a CDS encoding bactofilin family protein — its product is MWGADKRKKLDINQYSGKTTIIALDADFQGNIQFTGALQIDGRVEGNIVADKGLVRVSEHGIVEGTIKAPSVLINGQVVGDVEASEHLELDSKARIQGDLHYRFMEMVMGAQISGALHYLDDAAPTLPGIDAESDNDNS
- the argC gene encoding N-acetyl-gamma-glutamyl-phosphate reductase; its protein translation is MIKIGIVGGTGYTGVELLRLLAQHPEAHVEVITSRSEAGQRVVDMYPNLRGHYDALTFSVPDAKTLGACDVVFFATPHGVAHSLAAELLDAGTRIIDLSADFRLQDAQEWARWYGQPHGAPDLLPQAVYGLPEVNREAMRDARLIAVPGCYPTAVQLGLVPLLEQGLADPGQIIADCKSGVSGAGRGANVGSLFCEAGESMKAYGVPGHRHLPEIRQGLQRAAGEVVGLTFVPHLTPMVRGIHATLYARVADRSVDLQALFEQRYAAEPCVDVMPAGSTPETRSVRGANMCRMAVHRPQDGDLVVVLSVIDNLVKGASGQAVQGMNIAFGMEETLGIAHPALLP
- the tyrS gene encoding tyrosine--tRNA ligase yields the protein MKSVDEQMALIQRGTDEILVEDELRAKLERGQPLRIKAGFDPTAPDLHLGHTVLINKLRQFQDLGHQVMFLIGDFTGMIGDPSGKNVTRQPLTKEQVKANAETYKEQVFKILDPARTQVVFNSEWMDRLSAADMIQLAGKYTVARMLERDDFDKRYKSGQSIAIHEFLYPLVQGYDSVAMQADIELGGTDQKFNLLMGRELQRQYGQEAQVIITMPILEGLDGVKKMSKSLGNYIGINDRPGEMYNKIVSMPDSLMWRYFELLSFRSLDEIAGYRAEIEAGANPRDIKIRLAEELVARFHGEEVAATAHKSAGNRLKEGELPDDLPEIDLESDADMPISAVLNRAGLTKNAAAARDLLNAGSVKVDGAAVDRDFVFVLGAEHVCQAGKKKFARVRLKKA